TTGGTTACAATCGCTCATCATTGTAGCGGCCTATGTGGGCTATAAGGGCATCGACAATTATTCTCTTTTTGCTTACAGCGCTTATGGGTTGAATGAAGTTGAAGCCGCTGAGTTGACTGCCTACAGCGTTTGGATACGTCCGGTTGCGGCCGTTGCCGCTGGCCTTCTTGCGGATCGTATTTTACCGTCCCGGGCAACAGCCTTATGCTTTGCGCTTATGATATTTTGCTTTGGGTTCCTCTCCTTCGACACCCCGAATGTACCCCAGATCTGGATTCTGTTCGTGAATGTGATTGTCACTAGTGCCGCTGTATTTGGACTGCGCGGCATCTATTTTGCGCTGTTCGAGGAGGGGCACGTGCCGGCCATCGAAACGGGTACGGCGACAGGCCTGGTTTCTGTCATTGGTTTTACACCGGATATTTTCATGGGTCCTATGTCCGGCTGGATTTTGGATCGCTCACCAGGTTTGCAAGGCCATCAAGATTTCTATCTCCTGATGGCCTGCTTCGCATTTCTTGGACTTGTTGCAAGTGTGTTGTTTGGTCGTCTCGCAAGAAAGCCTGCACCCCGCTGAACGAAACGACAATCGGGTGAAAATCATATAACAATCAAGTAACCACAGAGGCGTAAGCAAACGTGGTTTGGTGAATTCTTCCGGCTTCGGCGCAACGCGCCGATCGACTTAAATCTCGTCGAAAGCAAACCCATTAGATCTTCATGTTCGTACAATGTGCTTTCGATTAAAAATTTCGATAAACTATCTGCCGCAGATTGCGTGACTGCAGCGGGATTCTGCAAACTAGCATCCATAACAACTCAACCCTATCCAGCGTGGATGTTGAATTGACCGAGACGGCGAGCCAAAATTAATGCTTGAAACAACTAATGACTCTCAGAATACGTTCGAAAACGACGTGATTGATGGGCTTTCCCAATTACAAAAAACCATTCCTTGCCGGTGGCTTTATGATGAAAGGGGCTCGGAACTTTTTGAAGAAATTACCGTGCTGCCGGAATACTATCCAACCCGCACGGAAACCGGCATTTTGTCCCAATACGCAGCGGAGATCGCTGCCCATGTTGGCCCTCACGCAACTGTGGTCGAGTATGGAGCGGGTGCCTCGGTCAAAACTCGGATACTCATCGACGCGCTCGAAGAACTCAGGACTTATATACCCATCGATATCTCTGCAGATTTTTTGCAAGCCAGTGCGACTTCATTGCAGGAAGATTACCCAGACCTGAATATAGATCCGGTGGTCGCAGACTTTCTATCGGCCGTCGAGTTACCTGAAAAATCAGCTGAGGGTGCACGGGTCGGTTTCTTTCCCGGGTCGACCATCGGTAATCTCGAGAGCTCGGAAATTACAGGATTCATGCAGCGCGCACGTGAGGATTTAGGAGCAAGTGCACAATTTGTTCTGGGTGCAGATTTGAAAAAGGATGCCAAAATCCTGATTCCGGCCTATGACGATTCCGCCGGTATCACTTCTGAATTCAATCTCAATTTGTTGAGACGTATGAACGGAGAGTTGGACGCTAACTTCGATGTCGCTTCTTTTAACCATGAAGCAAGATGGAACGACGATGATGCAAGAATCGAGATGCACCTGGTCAGCGATCGAGACCAATCTGTTGAAGTATCAGGGAAAACATTCGATTTCAGGCAGGGTGAAACTGTGCATACCGAAAACTCACGAAAGTTCGAGATCGATGCCCTTCAAAAACTAATCGGGCAATGCGGCTGGCAACTGGCAGATAGCTGGGTCGACAAAGACAATCTCTTCTCGGTACTGTTGTTCAAGGCCATTTGAAACCTGAGGCTTTTCAGCGTCGGCGTTCGTCGCAAACTCACTTTGATCGTGATTCTCAGTACTTCATTGATAGAAAATCTTGCGTTTTTTTGGGTCGGATCGGGAATGAATCTTTTCCCTTTTTCAACGACCTTCATGTTCCAAAAAAGTTACTGAAAAGTAAGTAACTGACGGTAGGAAACATGAAGGCCCTTCTTGCCCGGAAGGCGCTCTACTCGTCAAGCCGAATCCTGCCACCGGTCAGTCTCCCACTCCCCTGCCCGCACCTGGCGGCGTCGCTGGGCGGCTGTCGCTCTGGTCACTCGCAGCAGGTTATGCGATCGCATCCGGTGTTTCGAGCTAATTTCCCGAAAGCCAAACCGCACCCGACCCGGAAAAAAACGGGCGGGCACGGATTCATCGGTCTCCCCGAATCGCGGCTGCGGCTTCATGCGCCGAGAAAATCACTCGAAATGAACGTGCGCCGCCGAGATGACCTGATGACTATTGACGACGCCCGGTTTTGACCATGGCCGCGTGCCCCCGCGGTGTGGCAGACTGGGGATAGCTCCAACAACACTTGCGAGCAGAAAGCCCTCAGGATTTCCGGCCCGGAAGCCGCCTGCTTGTGGTGATGGATTCTTCGAGGCTTTTTCCCGCCAGGACGGCGAGCGCACGCTCGAGTTCAGGTAGTTGCGTCGAGGATTGCGCGCGCCAGGCGACGTGGTGGTCGGGACGGACGAGCAGTGCACCGTCACCATCAACGGCACACAACGTTCGCCACGATTCGAGCGCAGGCGTGTCGACCCCGACGCGGACCATCGCCACGTCGGCGGCGCCAAGGGCGTTGCGCCATGCCGCGTGGTCTCCGAAACTGAATAGAACAGGCCGATCCAGCGTGACGAGATCGAGGGTTGAGCGCCCGCCGGTCTCCTCCAGCCAATCGTGCGGCATCCGAGCCCCGGGCCGAGCCGTCGGCTGATAGTCGCTGGACGAACCTGTTTCCACAGGGAGCGGATCCTCTCCGACAAGGGCCCCTTCGCGGTAGATATAGCCAAGCTGGAGGCCGAACAGATCGAAATGCTCTCGCTGCAACTCGACCGCTGCGGCGATTGCCTCGGCCTTCGACGGATCTGCCAGAGACGCATCCAACCGCTCACTTGTCGGCTCGACGTCGATGCCGAGTGCTACCGGTAGCTCGACCAGCTTAATGGCGTTCGTCAGCGACTGGCGAGCGTTATTCTGCGCAACCGGGAGACGCTCTTTCTCATAGGAATCGAGCAGCGCATCCGATGCCTTGCCTGCGATGACCGCCGCGATGCGCCACATCAGCCCGTGGATGTCCTGCACCCCCGAGTTCAGGCCGAGTCCGCCCGTAGGCGGAAAGCGGTGAGCGGAGTCGCCGGCCAGAAAGACTCGGCCCCGCCCCATCGATGCCGCCGTCTGTGAACTCATCCACCATATGCCTTTGCCCAGGATCTCGGCGTCAAGATCGGCATTGGCCGCCCTCTCGATAATGTCCACACACCGATCATCGTCGTAGTCGTCCACCGACTCGTTCGACGGGTCGATTGCGTGCATGAACACCCAATCGGACTCGACATCATGTGCAATGAACGCGCCAGAGGCTTGCGGGTCGAACGTAAAGTGCAATACCGCGGGCCGCTCTGCCGTGAGGCCGCGGAGGTTCGCCGCAAAATGAATCATCAGATAACCCTGGATCAGCGGCGGGCCGACCATCTCGATGCCGAGCATCTCGCGAACACGGCTGCCCGCTCCGTCACACCCAATAACATAGCGACTACGCACCCGGGTCGTATCGCCGGAGTCGAGGTCCACGAGGTCAGAGACGACGCCATCATCGAGTTCCTCGGAATGCTCCCACTGGTGCCGGTAGCGGAGGTCGGCATCCGGTGAGGCGCGCAGCTCATCGGCGAGGATCGGCTCGAAGCGATGCTGAGACAGGTTGCGCAGCGGCGTCGGGGTGAATTCGAGGCAGGCTTCCCCCTGACGCTCGAAGGGGAGCCGGCCGATCAGTTCGCCACGCAGTCGGGTGACAAAGTTGACGTGGCCGGCATCGGATTCACTCTTGCCGGCAGCGAAGATGCGTTCCATATCGAGCCCGGCCTGGCGGCAGATCTCGTAGGTCCGAGCGTTGACCACGTGGGCCGCAGGCGCTTTCTGAGGCCCATCACGGCGCTCGACCACCAACGCACTCAGCCCCAGGCGCGAGGCAAGGATCCCGCCCAGCATCCCCACCGGCCCCGCCCCCACGATCAACACATCAACGTCGACGCCGGGGCTCTCGGCCATCAGAAAATCCCTTCGTAGCTTCCACCATCGAGCTGCAGACTCTGCCCGGACATGAAACCGGCCTGGGCGGAACACAGATATGCGAACGCATCCCCGAACTCCTCGGGGCGGCCGAGTCGACCGGCCTTGATCGATGCGATCTGTTCGGCACGGGCGTCTTCGTAGGAGACGCCCTTGAACTGCATTACCAGTTGGGCCATCTGCTCTTGGCGACCGGTGTCGAACCGTTCCGGCAGAAGCTGATTGACCGTCACGTTATGGGCCACCACGTCCTTGGAGAGGCCCTTGAGAATGCCCGCGAGCCCAAGCCGGGTGCCGTGCGAGAGGCTCATAACTGAGTTCGGCGTCTTGACCATCGCCGAACTGACGGCAACCACGCGCCCGAATCGACGCTCGACCATCCCGGAGACAACCCGCTGAAGGATGCCAACCGGGCCAACTACGGCTTGCCGGAAGGCCGCGGCGAGGGCGTCCGGGCCGAGGTCGGCAAACGGCGCTGGCGGTGGGCCCTCCCCGTTGAGCAGCAAGATATCAGGCTCGGAGCATGCCTCAAGCAGTGCATCATGCACCTCGGGAGTCGACGAGTCACCGACCACACCGGTAACCTCGACGTCATGCGACACCCGGAGTTCGTCGACCGCCGCCTCCACATCGGCCGCATTGCGACCGTTGATCACCACGTGCACACCTTCGCGAGCAACGCTCTCTGCGCAAGCCCGCCCCAGCCCACGGCTTGATCCTAACAGAATCGCCCGACGACCTGCGATTCCGAGATCCATTGCCTAGGAATCTCCGTTCTGGCCATTCAGCCGGGCCCGAAACTGAGCCTGCCAGTCGAGAAGCGGCTGGAACTCTTCGCCGTCCTGAATTTTCGCCAGCGTGTCGGCCTCGATCGCCGCATCGTCTGCCGACAGATCCAATCCATCGGCGCGGGGTTGCGCGACATGAAAGGGGGTGTCGACAAAACATTCCAGGCCATTGCCCTCGGGGTCGTTGAAGTACAATGACCAAGCATTACCGTGCGAGATCGGAAGCGCTCCCTCGACGCCCGCTTCGTCCAGGCGAGCACCGATGGCCCGCAGGTCGTCGAGACTCCCGGTACGAAACGCCAAATGATCGGCCAGGACGAACTGATGCTCGGCCTCCGGAAGGCCCGTCACAAAGACCATTTGATGGTGCTCGGTGGGGTCCTGGGAGAGAAACGCCAGCTCCCCTTCTCCGACCAAGCCGCGGTTGGTCACCACAAAGCCGAGTACGCCGCAATAGAATTCGAGCATCACTTCGAGGTCGCGCACCGCGACCGTCGTATGGCTCAGCGAAAGCCGAGGCGAGGGTGAATTTGGCATTGGCCTTCTTCCTTTCACGATTGAGTTTATTCTGCACTCCGGGCGAGTGCTGTCGGAGGTCTGGCGGCAACCGCTGCATAGGTATCCAGCATGGTATCGAGCAGTCGACGCAGGTCCGCTTGGACTCTCGCACCAAGCAGACCGAGGAGTTCAGCCTCCGCGGCCACATGGACGCGTGCGGCCTCGATGGCTTTCGCCTCGCCGGCCTCGGTCAACAACACCAGCATCGAACGCCGATCATCCGGGTCGGGCCGTCGCTCGACGAACCCCGCCCTCTCGAGCCGATCGAGACGATGCGTCATCCCGGCCGGCGACAACATGCCGCTGCGAGCCAACACCGATGGCTTGCTCGTACGGTCCGGAGCGTGCAGCAGCGAGGCCAGCACATCGAACTCGCCTGCCGACAACCCCACTGCGGCGAAGGCCGCCTCGACGTGCTTGTGCCCCAGGGCCGTGACCCTGGCGAGCAGCAAGCCTGTCCGCATCGTCTCCAGATCGAGATCAGGCACAAGGCGCGCCCAGCTCTCCATTCCCTCGTCGATTCGGCTCCGTTCGTCCACCTATTTCTGTCTTAGCCGCGATATACTACGATATCAAATATTTCGGCATCGAAATAAATTTATCAGATTCTCTCCCCAACAACGATCTCGTACGAGAACGCCGGGGCCGCAACCGGTCCGCAGCGACCACACGGCTCCGGCAGGTTAATCAATGCCACTGGCACCGGTCATCGCGCACAGCTCATCGAGGCCGGCCTCAAGATTCTGGCCACGAAGCGACAAGGCATGACCGTGCTGGAAGTCGCGGCCGGACGGCAGGAAACATGAAGGCCCTTTTTGCCCAGAAGGCGC
This window of the Candidatus Binatia bacterium genome carries:
- the egtD gene encoding L-histidine N(alpha)-methyltransferase, whose protein sequence is MLETTNDSQNTFENDVIDGLSQLQKTIPCRWLYDERGSELFEEITVLPEYYPTRTETGILSQYAAEIAAHVGPHATVVEYGAGASVKTRILIDALEELRTYIPIDISADFLQASATSLQEDYPDLNIDPVVADFLSAVELPEKSAEGARVGFFPGSTIGNLESSEITGFMQRAREDLGASAQFVLGADLKKDAKILIPAYDDSAGITSEFNLNLLRRMNGELDANFDVASFNHEARWNDDDARIEMHLVSDRDQSVEVSGKTFDFRQGETVHTENSRKFEIDALQKLIGQCGWQLADSWVDKDNLFSVLLFKAI
- a CDS encoding FAD-dependent monooxygenase, which produces MAESPGVDVDVLIVGAGPVGMLGGILASRLGLSALVVERRDGPQKAPAAHVVNARTYEICRQAGLDMERIFAAGKSESDAGHVNFVTRLRGELIGRLPFERQGEACLEFTPTPLRNLSQHRFEPILADELRASPDADLRYRHQWEHSEELDDGVVSDLVDLDSGDTTRVRSRYVIGCDGAGSRVREMLGIEMVGPPLIQGYLMIHFAANLRGLTAERPAVLHFTFDPQASGAFIAHDVESDWVFMHAIDPSNESVDDYDDDRCVDIIERAANADLDAEILGKGIWWMSSQTAASMGRGRVFLAGDSAHRFPPTGGLGLNSGVQDIHGLMWRIAAVIAGKASDALLDSYEKERLPVAQNNARQSLTNAIKLVELPVALGIDVEPTSERLDASLADPSKAEAIAAAVELQREHFDLFGLQLGYIYREGALVGEDPLPVETGSSSDYQPTARPGARMPHDWLEETGGRSTLDLVTLDRPVLFSFGDHAAWRNALGAADVAMVRVGVDTPALESWRTLCAVDGDGALLVRPDHHVAWRAQSSTQLPELERALAVLAGKSLEESITTSRRLPGRKS
- a CDS encoding SDR family oxidoreductase, coding for MDLGIAGRRAILLGSSRGLGRACAESVAREGVHVVINGRNAADVEAAVDELRVSHDVEVTGVVGDSSTPEVHDALLEACSEPDILLLNGEGPPPAPFADLGPDALAAAFRQAVVGPVGILQRVVSGMVERRFGRVVAVSSAMVKTPNSVMSLSHGTRLGLAGILKGLSKDVVAHNVTVNQLLPERFDTGRQEQMAQLVMQFKGVSYEDARAEQIASIKAGRLGRPEEFGDAFAYLCSAQAGFMSGQSLQLDGGSYEGIF
- a CDS encoding VOC family protein codes for the protein MPNSPSPRLSLSHTTVAVRDLEVMLEFYCGVLGFVVTNRGLVGEGELAFLSQDPTEHHQMVFVTGLPEAEHQFVLADHLAFRTGSLDDLRAIGARLDEAGVEGALPISHGNAWSLYFNDPEGNGLECFVDTPFHVAQPRADGLDLSADDAAIEADTLAKIQDGEEFQPLLDWQAQFRARLNGQNGDS
- a CDS encoding MarR family transcriptional regulator is translated as MDERSRIDEGMESWARLVPDLDLETMRTGLLLARVTALGHKHVEAAFAAVGLSAGEFDVLASLLHAPDRTSKPSVLARSGMLSPAGMTHRLDRLERAGFVERRPDPDDRRSMLVLLTEAGEAKAIEAARVHVAAEAELLGLLGARVQADLRRLLDTMLDTYAAVAARPPTALARSAE